ACAGCAAAATAGAAACAACATTGGCACAAACAGGTGTGAAAATATCTTACGAACAACAGATACATTGCTTTGGAAGAAGCTATGATATGACTCATCAACATTTAGTATTCATATAGAGGTAGATAGATCATATTGTAATACCCGAACCCTAGACAGCGCTGACACATATACAGACCTTATTAGCAAAAAGCATCTCAATCCTTGATGATTTGCCGGCAGAAATATCGATCCCTTGTGGATAGCAAGTACGTATTGATTTCACACTGCAATATAGATAATATTAGTCTTCAACATTGCACCCATAGTTAATCATGGTAACAGACATCCATACCTCCCAACAGTTGAGAAAATCCTCATAAGATTCTGATAGCGATGATCCTCAGGTAATTTTTCAGCAACAATAATTCGAGACTGAGTACAGAAATAGGTAAGTTTCAGAAGCATGACATAGCAAATAGAAGATTCCACGGATTATATGCTAACCTGAACTTCTTCAGCATCCACATCAGAGAAGGGCACTCGTCGCCTAACCATCTTCCCGTCATCTGAAACTACCTATAAATGATAAAGAAAGTAAAGAACCACACAGACTATCATTTCTTGTGTTTGGATCAGGGGAAAATTGAACAAGAGTGCGGATGCATGATATCACAGGATAGCTCTTTCAGTAGGATGGTACAGGTTCCTAGACACTTTTTTTTGCTTTATCACTGCATGGATGAGCTGAGGCAGTCACCTCCCAGATCTAACTAGCACATATCTTGATTAAGCAGCAATATAAAGTATATGCAAGCAAATTACTTGCGCTGTCAATAGCGGAAAGAATATGCATATCCAAAAGAAAAGTGTAAACAGGTAAATATGACGATTTGGTTGAGATACTTACCAGCTCTGTTGATGTACGTAATGCACCAGGCAACAAGGATCTATCAATTAACTCTCGAATCTTCCTGAAGGATGCAACCACTGTCATCGGCACTGTTAAGACAAAAGAAAATAGTGAAAACAGTTTCGATTTTTTTTGTAAACTGCTCGCTGATATTGGAGAAGTATCAACTGTTATCCGGCAAAATAAAACCCAAATGGAAAAAAGCACACAAAGAATGGTATGCAGCTCCCCGTAATGAATTAATGATGCGTAGCATCAATAATGCAAGCACATTTCATATTTCAAAGTGTCAAAGCAACATTTTTTCCATTTTCGAATGTGTCAATAATCTGTAGCTTACATATAGTAGAAGATTACCTGCCAGAGGTAGTACCACAAACTGAGCACAACTTATTACTTAACTTATTAGTATAACAGAAAATACCCAAGAAGAAAATTATGGCTATATCAGCACTTTGTAAGATTTTTATCATCATATTTGTGCCTACTTCTATTGCTAAATTTTAATTGATTTTGGCCAGCAAACGTCAGATGAAAGAAACATACATGAGAGTAAACAGAATGATCAAGAGCTTTATTCAAATTTAACAGGTTAAACTCACCAAATCCATCTGGATCTTTAGTAATATACTTCATCAGATGGTCAGTTGTAGCTAGATTGACATCACTGAAGTAAAATTCCACCTGTCACGTTTCCAAAACCATTACAGTATCCAATGGATACACAGTTATAAAGATGCATATCAAGCAACTGATGAAAGTTTAATTATATTAATAAATAACTAAAAAGGAAGTAGTAAAAAGGTAAAGCTAGTACACAGAGTCAATTTCAACTATCTGAGAAAATGTATCGAATAAAAACAGAAAGGGTGCAGATTATAATAACGAAAAACAAAAGACCATTTTTTTCTTGTGTATTATATTATGATGATTATTTTATTTGCTCCCACATAAAAAGTAGGGAACACCACAAAATTGAAGGAGTTACATGCTTTCCCTATTCAACCATATTACCCTCAAAAGGTGAAACATACTGCCTATGACGCATGCAATACAACGGTTGCAATACTACAGAAAGATAACATTGTATAAATTTGTCGTATTTTCTCTACGACTCTAACCAATCGGTAACTGATAAACTGAATGGAGGATCACATATCTGCCAAATATTGATGACTTGACATACACGCAAATCTTATTTATCTCTCTTATATCCATGCCGCTCCACTCCTGTCACTTAACCCTAACCCCAAAATACCACATAACAAGGCAATTCGTGCCATTTTTATCCAGAATATCTAGTATTCTCCCGGGAAAAAAAGTTGCAGATCTATGAGTTGCCGCTTACAAAAATACCATTGCTCAACAGATATCATCTTATATCTAACCCCACCCACCTCTCTCAGGTCCATCGTTTAGTACTTATTAATGCATACTACACCAGAGTACAATCTCACTACCACAAATCTGTAAAGCCAGATTGGTTATCCATGTTATAGTTCAGAAGCATAACACTGGGAGAACACATCAGATAAATGATGAGAGGATGCGCTTAACCGTATACAAATTTTCAAGAAAGCCATGCCCTGACGTCCCATGGTCATCTCTATTGCCAACATATTTGAACACCAAAAAACTAAATTTGCCAACGCATGGTACTATGGTCGATGTGTGATGAAGTTATGGAGCAGCAAGCGAATAATCAAATCAGAGGCCATCTCCACGTCTCAACAAAAACCCCATCTAAACCTCATTCTTTTTTTGGCCAAAGGGAACACTTTTTTTAGGTTTCGTAGCAACGCAGTGGATATCGCAGCAATCGACTGAAAAAAGAAAAGAGTCTACCTGCTTGACGACCCGGCGAGCGAGCTCCTCGGGCAGGACGAGCTGAGCGTTATCCACCACCGCCGCGGCATCCCCCTCATCCTCtccctggtggtggtgctggtggcggtactggtgctggtgctggtgatgcggctggtggtggtggtggtggtgatggtggggccCGCGGCGATGGGGATGGGCTTGGTGCGGGGCGGCGGATCGGGGGGTGAACTCCGGCGCGGCGGCGTTCAGGCGGCCAGCCGCCGCCGAAGAGGGGGAAGAGGACTCCGGGACCTCGTCTTGAGCCATGGAGATTGGAGTGGggagggaaggggaggagggtTTCGTCTCGTCTCAATTTGCCTCCGCTTCAGGTACAAGGAAGAGAGAGCAGGGAGGAGGAGGCCAACACTAATACAAAAGGCGGCCACACCACCAAAACAAAGgagaaaaaaaaagggaaaagtAGTAGCTTAGGGTGAGTTAGGGCACAAATACAAACATAGTAAATCGTCTCAAAATATCTCGGATTTTCTTCATGCTCTTCACAAATGATGCTGAGATGTAGTTACGATGCAGTTAATTGCAAGATAATACATTTGGGGGTAGGTTAAAGAATTGGTGCCGGTATTTTTTGAGTTTGGTGCGGGCGTAACAGATCGCACTGATTCTCGTTTAACCCTGTTTTTGACAGAAAACCTAGCACTTGCAGGGTTGACTTGGAAAATAAATATCCATGCCAACACGTCTCACACTAAAAGAGATGAAGAGAGAATGACGAATGGTTCGGCAGTGCGGTGCTCACCGACGTCGATCTGCCGAAGGATTGGCCGATGAGGGTTGTGGGCGCCGGGTATCTACCCAGCAGATGGTGGTGAATCGGGAGGTGGTCTATACGTTCACTGACGACGACGAGAACCATAGCACCGATGGTGAGCAGAACTAGGCGGCGAGAAGAAGGGTGTTGacttttgaaagtgcaactaatctccgggtggttttggtaattaataataaCAACATATATGTCATTGACTAATGCCTACTCAAAGATAGATTTCAGGAAAAGTTCAGTGTTGACATGGCAAGGACATGTGGATGTGGACCCATCAAAATGCTATGgaaacatattggcaaaagctccaaGACTCTttatttttggttaagtgatccaagatcacattaagttcataggaaagccaatactattaagagggaatgAGTTTTTGATCATGACTTAGTTGCTCAAGTGCTtgaagatattgctccaaaaccctcagccactttcccaCATTCCATTCCGTCAAAACACTAAAtatcaaactcggtcccaccgacgcACCTACTTGTCGATActaaaaccggcagacctcgggtTTGGGGGTCCAGAGCTATGGATCTTGAATCtatgggtaacaggagacaaaggggacggtatttacccaggtttgggccctctcaaagaggtaataccctacgtcctgctttgattgtattgatgatgatgtatcgagtacaagcttgatctacctcgagatcgtaagttgTGTTCTAACCCTAATGCTAGGTGGTTATAATTGTGATTGTGGTCTCTATATACTAGACCCCTCAGTTTATATAGACGCtgggggtacctagggttacacatggtcgattGCCCCACCTACGGATACAGATGTCGGCGGCAGATGTTGTCCTTGGAGTACACGTCAAGTCTTCGGCAGAATCCATCTTGATCACGTCGAGGTGCGAGGCTCCCGGAGTCCTTCCTTATGAGAACGGTGGGCCGCAAGCCCAGCCCATGGACTATGGGCCAACTAAGTtggtacccctagtccaggacaccgttagtaacGCCTGAACtagtcttcgacaccgaggactacAATCTTCTTCATACATATGACTTCGGCTTTGGAGTCTTCGGCTTGACATGCGAGTTCTCCTCTTAGATGATTCTTTCTATCATCCGGGATCTTTCCCTTAAAAGCTTTAATCGGGTATGTTCTTAAAGGAATCTGCCCTTCAACCATGGTTTAATCAAAGTTATTAGCATTCGAAGACGCGATGTAACTTAGCTTCAAAGGCCAGCCGCATAGGTGTGAACAGTGCCTACAGCCTAACAACTTTTCCGAAGCGCCACCACCTATAACTAGGTGGGTCAATTACTGTTGCTCGAGTTGCGGCCCGGGGCAGTTTTCCAGTGGCACGTCTCATGAAAGCAGGGATCGTGCCCCGTATTTTAAGGGATATCATCAAGATTTTGTTTCACCCCACGCGCATAATGGCATCTCGTGTTGGGACATGGTGATTTTAGCAGCGCGGCAAAAGTGGAATCTTGGCCTTTCGCAGGCTATAACAGTAAAAGGGAGCAGTAACCATTTCCTATGCTCCCATTTTGTCGCCTGTGCACACAGCCtcctgagctccagcgcccagatCCAGCCTCAAATTCATCTGTCTCCTCCAGCGCACACAACTCCCACTTCCGACAATGGCCGACGCCACCTTGAAGGGACACTAGGCTGGCTCCTTTGTCACTGAGGGCGTGATCGAGGAGCTACGGGACACGAGATACATCCCCGTCAATATCGCATGCTGGCCTCTAGAACCAGGCCAGCGGGTCCTTATTCCCAAGCCCGGGAAGAGGGTTATCTTCATTCCCCCACCTCATCCGAGGTCTGGGGTTGCCGTTGCACCCCTTTGTGCGCGGGGTTctcttctactacgggctagatttccaccatCTAGCCCCGAACTCCATCCTCCATCTCGCAACGTTCATCATTGTCTtcaaggccttcctccgtatcgAGCCACACTTTGGCCTGTGGATAAAGATTTTCGATACCAAGCCGAAGTCTAGTGGCTCCGAACTGGTGGAGTGTGGGAGGGCCATGATCAGTAGGGCCTAAAAGGTCGACTGGTTCAAGGGAACCTTCATAGAAACCATCAAAGAAtgccaacgagagtggttctacatcactgaaccaCTCGCCGACGGCCAGGCTGAAGTCCCAGCCTTTCTCGTTGGCTCCCCCGAAGAGGCTAGTTTCTTGGAAAAGGAAAGTCTTGGATTGGGGCAACCCCGAAAAGGTGACAAAGTTGCACCAGAAAATCAAATTTCTGGCAGACAAAAaagaagatcaagctggtggacatGGTGGACGTCAAGCTCCACCGCCGCATCCTGCCATTATAGCTTCGAGCGAGCCCGAGGACGTGCCACCAGTGAAGCACTTCTTGCGCACCTCCCTGGCTGGGATGTCAACGACGCTATTCAAGCTGTCCCGGAACGCCCCCCAGAGGGGACGGATTGCGGCTTTGACTCCACACACGATGCCCCCGAGGTAACCACGGATAcaacttcatatcgtgtcttccttTCGTGTCATTGGCCCTTTTTATCAAAACAATTAAACTCGTTCTTTCTTGTCTTAGAAATGGATCCTCAAGGTACAACATATGCTATGCCCGGCTTGGATGCCCCAGGAGGCGAGGTCACCTCGGCTTATGGCTCTTCTGGCCGAGGATATGTACGTGGTTCCACCCAAGGAGCTGAAGCGCCTGAAAAGGAAGGTGGCCCTTGCATCCCAGGACCTTCAGAGGCCAGGTCCGAGGACATCCATGCTTCTTCCACCCATGagaaggtggtggaggaggaggaggagaaggaggcataGGAGAACATGGGGGAAGGGGCGCCTTCCCCAAAAGGAAAAAGGGCGGCGTTCGAAGATGCTGAGGAGGAGGCGCACGCCCGAGCCCGCAAGAGGCTGCACAAGGTCTCGTCCAATCAAGTCGGCTAGCAAGCCGTGCCAGCCCAGGTCACGCACTCTGACTTGTCGGATGACGACCTCTTCTAGCAAAAGCGGACAAAATCGGCACCCCAGAGGTAATTTTAACAACCCGAACGGAATCGATATTTCCTATAGTCCATAACttgtgactgttggggaacgtagcatgcaatttcaaaagttttcctacgatcacgcaagatctatctaggagatgcatagcaacgagagggggagagtgtgtccacgtaccctcgtagaccaaaagcggaagcgttagcttaatgcggttgatgtagtcgaacgtcttcgcgatccaatcgatcaagcaccgaacgtatggcacctccgagttccgcacatgttcagctcgatgacgtccctcaaactcttgatccatcaaagtgtcgagggagagtttcgtcagcacgatggcgtggtgacggtgatggtgatgtgatccgcgtagggctttgcctaagcactacgacaaaatgaccggaggagtaaactgtggagggggacaccgcacacggctaagagaacaattgatgtgctttcgggtgcgcccttgcccccgtatataaaggaggagggaggaggccggccctaggggcgcacCTTGGTGGGGGGGAACCGACCAGGACTCATAGTCGTAGTCGgcctccctttcctttcttttggagggggaaaggggaaggagagggagagggagtaggaaagaggggccgcgcccccttcccttgtccaattcagaccgcCCATGGGGAGGCACCACCCCTTGTGGGATCTCATCTCtatcctatggcccatgttggcccattactttccggggggggggggtccggtaatccCTCGGCACTCCGAAAAATATCGAAAACgctccgaaactattccggtgtccaaatacgatcgtccaatatatcaatctttacctctcgaccatttcgagactcctcgtcaggtccgtgatctcatccgggactccaaaaaatcttcggtcaccaaaacacataactcataatacaaatcgtcatcgaatgttaagtgtgcggaccctacgggttcgagaactatgtagacatgaccgagacacatctccgatcaataaccaacatcggaacctggatgctcatattggttcctacatattctacgaagatctttatcggtcaaaccgcaatgacaacatacgttattccctttgtcatcagtatgttacttgcccgagatttgatcgtcggtatcttcatacctagtccagtctcgttaccggcaagtctctttactcgttctgtaatgcatcatcccgcaactaactcattagtcacattgcttgcaaggcttatcgtgatgtgcattactgagagggcccagagatacctctccgatacttggagtgacaattcctaatcttgatctatgccaacccaacaaataccttcggagacacctgtagagcatctttataaccaactagttacattgtgacgtttgatagcacacaaggcattcctccggtattcgggagttacataatctcatagttaaaggaatatgtataagtcatgaagaaagcaatagcaataaaacttaacgatcattatgctaagctaacggatgggtcttgtccatcacatcattctcctaatgatgtgaccccgttcatcaaatgacaacacatgtctatgaccaggaaacttaatcatctttgattaacaagctagtcaagtagaggcatactagggacactttgttttgtctatgtattcacacatgtatcaagtttccagttaatacaattc
This portion of the Triticum dicoccoides isolate Atlit2015 ecotype Zavitan chromosome 7A, WEW_v2.0, whole genome shotgun sequence genome encodes:
- the LOC119329582 gene encoding la-related protein 6B-like — its product is MAQDEVPESSSPSSAAAGRLNAAAPEFTPRSAAPHQAHPHRRGPHHHHHHHHQPHHQHQHQYRHQHHHQGEDEGDAAAVVDNAQLVLPEELARRVVKQVEFYFSDVNLATTDHLMKYITKDPDGFVPMTVVASFRKIRELIDRSLLPGALRTSTELVVSDDGKMVRRRVPFSDVDAEEVQSRIIVAEKLPEDHRYQNLMRIFSTVGSVKSIRTCYPQGIDISAGKSSRIEMLFANKLHAFVEYGTVEDAEKAVAEFSGGRNWRDGPRVRSLLGCLKHGIGQGRKGGDEEAADEDDPEEYEAEDAAQGEDGFYDKAGMRQGRGRGRGGRGRGRGQYHGQSRDGGHPIGTPPSNHSAEHPVVSKPPPGPRMPDGTKGFAMGRGKPQVSPAVLSDA